In Porites lutea chromosome 7, jaPorLute2.1, whole genome shotgun sequence, a single window of DNA contains:
- the LOC140943010 gene encoding uncharacterized protein: MRKSAVLLLFILVSTATYLRLLSSLFPTRKRKLMIVERYYSNRTGKHCDVRFDWGEMCPKLYTELGGRCDLINGAFYCPDIRHQTKTTTRQAQLVMTRMLRVFHLLAQKHSLTYWLGHGTLLGAARHKGFIPWDDDVDIFMPLEDYITFFQSVAKELPEDIFFQNVVSDPALKPKGDEVKTHGLHQHKIVGIYERTWNPRLRDRNSCYRYCKAFNCRWHDGLMVDIFVNPSVSWSVYPLKLMEFEGFLFFVPSNWKKELVGMFGKKWFEFPTDKRPGGNLDTFHGCEKLKR; this comes from the coding sequence ATGAGAAAGTCTGCCGTCCTGCTTTTGTTTATCCTTGTTTCGACAGCGACGTATCTTCGGTTACTTTCTTCCTTATTTCCTACAAGAAAACGGAAGCTGATGATCGTAGAGCGCTATTACTCTAATCGTACGGGAAAGCACTGCGATGTTCGATTTGACTGGGGCGAAATGTGTCCTAAGTTATACACAGAACTTGGAGGGAGATGCGACTTGATCAATGGAGCATTCTACTGTCCCGACATTCGCCATCAAACAAAGACCACTACGCGACAAGCACAGCTTGTCATGACACGAATGTTGCGTGTCTTCCATCTGCTCGCTCAGAAGCACAGCCTAACGTACTGGCTTGGGCATGGAACTTTACTGGGCGCCGCCAGACATAAAGGGTTTATTCCTTGGGATGATGATGTAGACATTTTCATGCCTCTAGAAGACTATATAACTTTTTTTCAATCTGTAGCAAAGGAACTCCCTGAGgatattttcttccaaaacgTGGTCAGCGATCCTGCGCTCAAACCCAAAGGCGACGAAGTTAAAACGCATGGATTACATCAGCACAAAATTGTCGGGATTTATGAACGAACGTGGAACCCTAGACTTAGGGACAGGAATAGTTGCTATAGATACTGCAAGGCATTTAATTGCAGATGGCACGATGGCTTAATGGTTGATATCTTCGTCAACCCAAGTGTAAGCTGGTCGGTCTACCCCCTCAAGCTTATGGAATTCGAAggatttctgttttttgttcctAGCAACTGGAAGAAGGAGTTAGTTGGcatgtttggaaaaaaatggtttgaatTTCCAACTGATAAAAGGCCTGGTGGAAACCTGGATACATTTCACGGTTGCGAAAAACTTAAAAGATGA